From Molothrus aeneus isolate 106 chromosome 18, BPBGC_Maene_1.0, whole genome shotgun sequence, a single genomic window includes:
- the ATP6V0A2 gene encoding V-type proton ATPase 116 kDa subunit a 2: protein MGALFRGEPVCLAQLFLQSGSAYECLSEVGERGLAEFRDLNPNVSVFQRKYVNEVKKCEEMERILGYLVQEIKKADIPLPEGDVAPPAPLLKHILEIQEQLQKLETELREVTKNKEKLRKNLLELTEYKYMLQITQNFVRRTPEYESHLHGNFEEFPSVENEPLVDFNRTHRLSASLGFISGLVHIAKIEAFEKMLWRVCKGYPFLTYAELDKALEDPDTGETTKWAVFLVSYWGEQIGQKVKKICDCYRCHVYPYPDTTEERQAVVEGLNVRIQDLETVLNKTEEYLRQVLYKASESIYTWVIQVKKMKAIYHVLNLCSFDVTNKCLIAEVWCPVADLQNLRHALEEGSRKSGATISSFMNTIPTTQPPPTLIRTNKFTSGFQNIVDAYGVGSYGEVNPALYTIITFPFLFAVMFGDFGHGLLMFIFALLTILYENHPRLKRAQDEIMKMLFEGRYVILLMGLFSIYTGLIYNDCFSKSINIFGSGWNVSAMYEKVWSDKDLEDNRYLALDPNVSGVYNGAYPFGIDPIWNLASNRLTFLNSFKMKMSVIFGVTHMTFGVILGLFNHLHFKKTYNIYLVFIPELLFMLCIFGYLVFMIFFKWLAYSAENSTAAPSILIQFINMFLFPSGEAKSFFSGQIPLQKFLLSVAFLCVPVMLLGKPLYLYWLHSGGRGIRMYRSGYKLIRKESEEELCLLSCHDLEEGVTHADSGHREGDAEELNFSDVFMNQAIHTIEYCLGCISNTASYLRLWALSLAHAQLSEVLWQMVMRVGLRVDTKYGVLLLIPVMAFFAVLTVFILLVMEGLSAFLHAIRLHWVEFQNKFYSGGGYKFTPFSFKHISLHFNKDGAL from the exons ATGGGCGCGCTGTTCCGCGGCGAGCCCGTGTGCCTGGCGCAGCTCTTCCTGCAGAGCGGCTCGGCCTACGAGTGCCTCAGCGAGGTGGGCGAGCGCGGCCTGGCCGAGTTCCGAGAC CTTAATCCAAATGTGAGTGTGTTTCAGAGAAAATATGTGAATGAAGTGAAGAAATGTGAAGAAATGGAAAGAATACTTG GGTATTTAgtacaagaaattaaaaaagcagaTATTCCACTTCCTGAAGGAGATgttgctcctcctgcccccttGCTGAAACACATTTTAGAAATCCAG GAACAGCTGCAGAAGCTGGAGACAGAATTGAGGGAAGTAactaaaaacaaagaaaaactgaggaaaaacctGCTTGAACTGACAGAATACAAGTACATGTTACAGATCACACAGAATTTTGTCAGGAGAACACCTGAG TATGAATCCCATTTACATGGGAATTTTGAAGAATTTCCCTCTGTGGAGAATGAGCCATTGGTGGATTTCAACCGCACGCACAGACTGAGCGCCTCGCTGGG aTTCATATCTGGGTTAGTTCACATAGCAAAGATTGAAGCATTTGAAAAAATGCTGTGGAGAGTTTGTAAAGGCTATCCCTTTCTTACCTATGCAGAGTTGGATAAGGCTCTGGAAGACCCAGATACA GGTGAAACCACTAAGTGGGCTGTTTTTTTAGTGTCCTATTGGGGTGAACAAATTGGTCAAAAAGTTAAGAAGATTTGTGACTG CTATCGCTGTCACGTGTACCCCTACCCCGACACCACCGAGGAGCGCCAGGCCGTGGTCGAAGGACTCAACGTTCGTATCCAGGATCTTGAAACT GTGCTGAATAAAACTGAGGAATACTTGCGCCAGGTCTTGTATAAAGCATCAGAATCCATCTATACTTGGGTTATCCAAGTGAAGAAGATGAAAGCCATTTACCACGTCCTCAACCTGTGCAGTTTTGATGTCacaaataaatgtttaattGCTGAGGTTTGGTGTCCAGTGGCTGATCTGCAGAACTTGCGCCATGCATTGGAGGAAGGCTCA AGGAAGAGTGGAGCTACAATTTCCTCATTCATGAATACCATCCCAACAACACAACCTCCTCCGACTTTGATACGTACCAATAAATTCACCTCAGGGTTCCAGAATATCGTTGATGCTTATGGAGTTGGAAGTTACGGGGAAGTTAATCCAG CTCTCTACACCATCATCACTTTCCCCTTCCTGTTCGCGGTTATGTTTGGAGACTTCGGGCACGGGCTGCTCATGTTCATATTTGCACTCCTGACAATACTGTATGAAAACCACCCTCGGTTAAAAAGAGCACAAGATGAG ataatgaaaatgttatttgaaGGCCGATATGTGATCTTGTTAATGGGACTCTTTTCTATATACACTGGATTGATCTATAATGACTGCTTTTCAAAGTCAATAAATATATTTGGATCTGGATGGAATGTTTCAGCAATGTATGAAAAAGTTTGGAG TGATAAGGATCTGGAAGATAATCGATATTTAGCACTGGATCCAAACGTTTCTGGTGTCTACAATGGAGCTTATCCCTTTGGAATTGATCCA ATATGGAATTTGGCAAGCAACCGTCTCACTTTTCTAAACtcattcaaaatgaaaatgtctgTGATCTTCGGAGTGACTCACATGACCTTTGGAGTTATATTGGGGCTGTTTAACCACTT GCATTTCAAGAAGACCTAtaatatttatttggtttttattcctgAACTTTTATTCATGTTGTGCATATTTGGCTACCTGGTGTTCATGATCTTCTTTAAATGGTTGGCGTACTCTGCAGAGAACTCCACAGCTGCCCCCAGTATTCTGATACAATTTATTAACATGTTCCTGTTTCCTAGTGGTGAAGCAAAGAGCTTCTTCAGTGGCCAG ATTCCTCTGCAGAAGTTTTTACTTAGTGTTGCTTTCCTTTGTGTTCCTGTAATGCTGCTTGGTAAACCACTTTATTTATACTGGTTGCACAGCGGAGGCCGAGGCATAAGAATGTACAGG AGTGGCTACAAGCTTATCCgaaaagaaagtgaagaagAGCTTTGTCTCCTGTCATGTCATGATCTCGAAGAAGGTGTCACTCACGCAGACAGCGGGCACAGAGAGGGGGATGCAGAGGAG cTGAActtttcagatgtttttatGAATCAAGCAATTCATACCATTGAATACTGTCTGGGGTGCATCTCTAACACAGCCTCATACCTGAGACTCTGGGCATTAAGTCTTGCTCATGCAC AGTTATCAGAAGTTCTGTGGCAGATGGTGATGAGAGTGGGTCTGCGTGTGGATACCAAGTACGGCGTCCTGCTGCTAATCCCTGTGATGGCATTCTTTGCTGTGCTGACAGTTTTTATTCTGCTGGTCATGGAGgggctttctgcttttctccatgCTATACGACTTCACTG GGTGGAATTTCAGAACAAATTCTACTCCGGGGGAGGATACAAGTTTACGCCTTTCTCTTTTAAGCacatttctttacattttaatAAAGATGGTGCATTATAA